The genome window GACCGGTTCCAGGCCCTGTGGAGCCGCTGGGCCAGCGAGCTCGGCGTCCTCGCCGACGACCTCAGCGGCGCCGCCGGCCGCCTCCAGGCCGCCGCCGCCGAGTACCGCTCCACCGACCGGTCCGCCGTGCCTCCACCCTCCCTCCACGCCCGGTAGGGCACGGCGACCCACCCGGGCCCGGCCGGCCAGACCGGGCCCGGGTCCCCTCCCCTGCCCGGGCCGGCTCCACCCGGTGCCTGGGCCCCCGAAACCGGCCTGCGCGGTGGACCCAGGGCTCGTGGTTGTCGGCTGGGCGTGCCAAGATCCGGGCGATGACCGCCGCGGATTCTCCGATCGAGACTGTCGTCCGGCCGCGCCTGCCGGTGGAGCTCCGGCTGACGCTGGGGCCGTTGCGGCGGGGGCCGGGGGACCCGACCATGCTGGTCGACCGGACGGGGGCCTGGTGGCGGGCGACCCGGACGCCGGCGGGGCCGGCCACGGCCCGGTACAGCGCCGAGGCGGACGGGTTCCGGGTCGCGGCCTGGGGGCCGGGGGCGGAATGGTGCCTGGAGGCGGCGCCGGAGCTGCTGGGGTCGCGGGACTCGCTGGAGGGGTTCTCCCCCACCGGCCTGGTCGGGGAGCTCCACCACCACTTCCCCGGCCTGCGCATCTCCCGCTCCCGGGCGGTGTTCGAGGCATTGCTGCCCTCGATCCTGGAGCAGAAGGTGACCGGCCGCGAGGCCCACAGCGCCTTCGCGGCCATCGTCCGCGCCTGGGGCGAACCCGCCCCTGGCCCGGTGCGGCTGCGTCTGCAGCCACCCCCCGACCTGCTGGCCGTCACCCCCTACTGGGCCTTCCACCCGCTCGGGGTCGAGCGCAAGCGCACCACCGCCATCCAGTTCGCGGCCAGCCGCGCCCGCCGGGTCGAGGAGACCGTCGCCATGGCCGCCCCCGACGCCCACCGCCGCCTCCAGGCCCTCCCCGGCGTCGGCCCCTGGACCTCGGCCGAGGTCGCGATCGTCGCCCTCGGCGACGCCGACGCCGTCTCGGT of Actinomycetota bacterium contains these proteins:
- a CDS encoding WXG100 family type VII secretion target, with protein sequence MTELLVIPSELERAAGRLQASADQVRSVVGSLLPAVGGVGAALGDAALADRFQALWSRWASELGVLADDLSGAAGRLQAAAAEYRSTDRSAVPPPSLHAR
- a CDS encoding DNA-3-methyladenine glycosylase 2 family protein, with amino-acid sequence MTAADSPIETVVRPRLPVELRLTLGPLRRGPGDPTMLVDRTGAWWRATRTPAGPATARYSAEADGFRVAAWGPGAEWCLEAAPELLGSRDSLEGFSPTGLVGELHHHFPGLRISRSRAVFEALLPSILEQKVTGREAHSAFAAIVRAWGEPAPGPVRLRLQPPPDLLAVTPYWAFHPLGVERKRTTAIQFAASRARRVEETVAMAAPDAHRRLQALPGVGPWTSAEVAIVALGDADAVSVGDFHLPHLVSYALTGERRGTDERMLELLAPWPGHRGRVLRLLTRSGRYPDRRGPRMAVRAFTRI